One region of Eupeodes corollae chromosome 1, idEupCoro1.1, whole genome shotgun sequence genomic DNA includes:
- the LOC129947967 gene encoding uncharacterized protein DDB_G0289917-like, with the protein MAQLNVEQCLEALTQIIIQNNNGNNFRARIEKEIRYLNVFTGDPGTLPSFASSVNKILANHTHIERPTVYEVIHDTKIQGAAKNILYAEPPTDWNQCLEKLRRHFRPSKDEPTITKNIGSLRVSSILELDIRLKKLTEEIAEIAAFSENGESIVLIFNSMLVQKAKELAAGALAHALADRYSIGEVRDIINKFIGQDQGNLKQYYNYRSDMNRQVRPNHFSNNSNPNSQRNFQTNNFHNNTNKSGQHNLNNSGMHRNRHNQNNLSNNPNSNYNPNNPNRSTQDRGYNRRNNSGNFRSPGEPMDTLSASYQRQVNLQDSDFQGTSLQADYPI; encoded by the coding sequence GGCTCAACTAAATGTGGAACAGTGTCTGGAAGCACTAACACAAAtcataatacaaaataacaatGGAAACAATTTCCGTGCgcgaattgaaaaagaaatccgGTATCTAAACGTATTTACGGGTGACCCCGGTACACTCCCATCTTTCGCCAGTTCCGTGAATAAAATCCTCGCGAATCATACCCATATTGAAAGACCAACCGTATATGAAGTTATACATGACACGAAGATCCAGGGCGCAGCTAAGAACATCCTGTATGCAGAACCCCCAACTGACTGGAATCAATGTCTAGAGAAGCTAAGAAGACATTTTCGCCCCTCGAAGGACGAACCCAccatcacaaaaaatattgggtCACTTAGAGTAAGTTCGATATTAGAATTAGATATAAGACTTAAAAAACTCACCGAAGAAATAGCAGAAATCGCGGCGTTTAGTGAAAACGGAGAATCGATAGTCTTAATATTTAATAGTATGCTTGTTCAAAAAGCTAAGGAGTTAGCAGCTGGCGCCTTAGCCCATGCGTTAGCAGATAGGTATAGTATAGGAGAAGTAAGagatataattaataaatttataggCCAAGACCagggaaatttaaaacaatattacaaTTATAGATCTGATATGAATAGACAAGTCAGACCAAATCATTTTAGTAACAATTCAAATCCTAACAGCCAACGCAACTTCCAAACAAATAACTTCCATAACAACACAAACAAATCTGGTCAACATAATCTGAATAATTCAGGTATGCATAGGAACAGGCACAACCAAAACAATTTAAGCAATAACCCTAACTCTAATTACAACCCTAATAACCCCAATCGTTCCACGCAGGACAGAGGTTATAATCGAAGAAATAATTCAGGCAATTTTAGAAGTCCAGGAGAACCTATGGACACCCTCTCCGCCTCCTATCAAAGACAAGTAAACTTGCAGGATTCGGATTTTCAGGGAACCAGCCTACAGGCCGATTACCCTATATAA